The Salvelinus namaycush isolate Seneca chromosome 26, SaNama_1.0, whole genome shotgun sequence genomic sequence TCCAATGAACATGAACAACCCTGGACTTTTCAGTGCCTTGCTAAAGTATTCATCGCCCTTGGCGttttttccctattttgttgcataacaacctgtaatttaaatagatttttatttggatttcatataatggacacaaaatagtccaaatgggtgaagtgaaatttaaaaaatgacttgtttaaaaaaaaattgcggAAAAGTggtatgaagcccctaaataatgtctggtgcaaccaattaccttcagaagtcacatatttagttaaataaagtccacctatgtgcaatctaagtgtcacatgatctgtcatatgatcacagtatatatacacctgttctgaaaggccccagagtctgcaacaccactaagcaaggggaaccaccaagcaagcagcaccattaagaccaaggagctctccaaagaGGTCAGGGACAaaattgtggagaagtacagatcagggttgagttataaaaaatatcaaacattttgaacatcccacggagcgccattaaatccattattaaaaaatggaaagaatatggcaccacaacaaacctgccaagagagggccgcccaccaaaactcacagaccaggcaaggagggcatttatcagagaggcaacaaagagaccaaagataaccctgaagcagctgcaaagctccacagcggagattggaataTAGGACCaatttaagccgtacactccacagagctgggctttacggaagagtgtccagaaaaaaagccattgcttaaagaaaaaaataagcaaacacatttggtgttcgccaaacggcatgtgggagactccccaaacatatggaagaaggtactctggtcagatgagactaaaatggagctttttggccatcaaggaaaacgctatgtctggcacaaacccaacacctctcatcaccccgagaacaccatccccacagtaaggcatggtggtggtggcagcatcatgctgtggggatgtttttccatcggcagggactggaaaactggtcagaattgaaggaatgatggatggcgctaaatacagggaaattcttgagggaaacctgtttcagtcttccagagatttgagactgggacggaggttcccCTTCCAGCagggcaatgaccctaagcatactgctaaaacaacacttgagtggtttaaggggaaacacttaaatgtcttggaatggcctagtcaaagcccagacctcaatccaattgagaaatctgtggtatgacttaaagattgctctacaccagcagaacccatccaacttgaaggagctggagcagttttgccctgaagaatggacaaaaatcccagtggctagatgtgccaagcttatagatacataccccaagagactttcagctgtaattgctgcaaaaggtggctctacaaagtattgactttgggggggtgaatagttatgcacgctccagttttctgttttttttgtcttatttcttgtttgtttcacaataaaatatattttgcatcttcaacgtggtaggcatgttgtgtaaatcaaatgatacaaacccaccAAAATaatttttaattccaggttgtaaggcaacaaaataggaaaaatgccaagggggtgaatactttcgcaagccactgtatatgccTATTGATGTTGGATATCGTCTAGCTAAAAAACATTAACTTTTTTAAATAAATCCCCAACCAGGTGGCACGGAGCCAATATTATGATGCAATAGCAAAGTAAtcaaatgctcacccagaggcaacaacaacaacatgcctCTAGGCcagctacatttacatttacatttaagtcatttagcagacgctcttatccagagcgacttacaaattggtgcattcaccttatgatatccagtggaacaaccactttacaatagtgcatctaactcttttaagggggggggttagaaggattactttatcctatcctaggtattccttaaagaggtggggtttcaggtgtctccggaaggtggtgattgactccgctgacctggcgtcgtgagggagtttgttccaccattggggtgccagagcagcgaacagttttgactgggctgagcgggaactgtacttcctcagaggtagggaggcgagcaggccagaggtggatgaacgcagtgcccttgtttgggtgtagggcctgatcagagcttgaaggtacggaggtgccgttcccctcgcagctccgtaggcaagcaccatggtcttgtagcggatgcgagcttcaactggaagccagtggagagagcggaggagcggggtgacgtgagagaacttgggaaggttgaacaccagacgggctgcggcgttctggatgagttgtaggggtttaatggcacaggcagggagcccagccaacagcgagttgcagtaatccagacgggagatgacaagtgcctggattaggacctgcgccgcttcctgtgtgaggcagggtcgtactctgcgaatgttgtagagcatgaacctacaggaacgggtcaccgccttgatgttagttgagactTTCATGTAAAGCTACGACTTTCATGTAAGGTTAATAAATTCACCTGAGATTATAATTGAATCAAAACAGTTTCTCTGGGCAATATAaatgggttagctgacaacgtcacaaaAACAATGTGCatgcttcaatggggcagaagtctgtgagttgttgtgattctggatggccagatagctatcaacaatgacaagaaactgtcATGTGGGGaatcatcatttatttcagctaGTTTCAtgttgttcttgataccatgtgtTGTTTTGAGGTGTTTCCACTGATTTCATATCACTGCTAATATGGATAAAATTCACTAGCTAGTTAACCAACACATGTAACAATGTATCTCAGAGACAACACATGCTCATTGTGCAATtgcatttatgttttcaataaacattggagactaaatattgtttacatgttgtcaacaatctaagccaacacCATCTGTTTTGCCTCATAGTTAAGCACGTGTAGGTTtcgttgctaaacaaccaacccctCTAGGGTTAGCAAAACATCACTGTCCTGACATCTATAgcctaaaataaacatttttaaaaggGTTACAGGAGATTTGATTTAATTAATTACGATCCCTGTTACCCGACGCCAATGGCAACAGCTAGTCTGACTGGGGTCCGACATAACGAagaagacattacagacaaaatactttacaatttacaaacatttaaaaacattaacatgtagtgtgtgtgtgcatctattagttacacatactgtacatgtcagtacatacacaagCAAGTaagtcacatgggggagaggcgttgtgctgtgaggtgttgctttatttgttttttgaaaccaggtttgctgttcacttgcactatattagatggaagggagttccatgcactcatggctctgtgtaatactgtacatttccttgaatttgttctggacctggaaAGACattggtggcatgtctggtggggtaagtatgtgtgtcagtgctgcgtgtaagttgactatgcaaacaatttggaatttccaacacattgaggtttcttataaaaacaagaagtgatgaagtcagtctttcctcaactcttagccaagagagactggcatgcataatattaatattagccctctgattacaatgaagagcaagacgtgccgctctgttctggaccaACTGTTGCTTAACTAGATCTTTCTTtacagcacttgaccatatgactggacaataatcaagataagataaaactagagcctgcaggacttgctttgtggagtgtggtgtcgaAAAAGCAGATtatctctttattacagacagacctctccccagcTTTAcaatgtgtaacctttatttaactaggcgagtcagttaagaacaaattcttatttacaaacaTTGAACCTATaagttttgaccatgacagtttacaatctaaggtaacaccaagtcatttagtctcctcaacttgttaaacagccacaccattcattaccaaattcagctgaggtctataatttagggaatgatttgtaccagaTACAATGTTcatagttttagagatgttcagaccagtttattactggccacccaattcaaaaacagactgcaactctttgttaagggtttcagtgacttcattagtttgattgctgatgcgtatatgtgtcacggctttcttcctgggatgaaggagaggaccaaaatgcagcgcagttagtgttcaacatgtttaatataacgaactgtgaacacttacaacaatacaaaacaacaaacgtgaaaaccgagacagtcctatctggtgcagaacacaaacacagagacaggaaacaaccacccacaatccccaacacaaaacaagccacctatatatgattctcaatcagggacaacgattgacagctgcctctgattgagaaccatattaggctgaacacagaaacagacaaactagacacacaacatagaatgcccaccccaactcacgccctgaccatactaaacaaatacaaaaacaagggaaagcaggtcaggaacgtgacaatatggtTGAATCGTCAGCATACATTGATACACATGCTTTGTTCAATGCCAgtgtcattggtaaaaatagaaaacagtagagggcttagagagctgccctgcggtacaccacagtTTACAtatttgacattagagaagcttccattaaagaaaaccctctgagttatAATAGATAGATAGCTTTCAACATAATAGATAGATAGCTCAACATTTTGCTAAgtgctggcagcaagctgataggtctgctgttagaaccagtaaaggcggatttaccactcttgggtagcggaatgactttagcttccctccaggcctgaggacaaagactttcctatAGGCTCacattaaagatatgacagataggagtggctgtagagtcagctaccattctcagtagctttccatctaagttgtcaatgccaggaggtttgacattattgatcgataacaatccACCTCTTCCACACTAAAATTCAAatttgcaatgcttttctttcatcatttgtttttttatacatgaGTACAaaggctcactgttcgttgttggcatttcttGCATCTGCATTTGCAGGAATGGCTCCCCCTCGAGCATCCCAGTGCTGCCTACATGAACACCACCCccatcccattggttcctgcccTCACCATCGTTAACAGAACTATGGGAAAACAATGCCCGACAGGCATCGATGAAGGACACTGTCTTCTGGTTGCCCCTGCCTCCTGCTAGCACAGCAGGCGGAAGGCTGGGgcgacactgtgtgctagctaactagctatcttGCTAGTTAGCAACACCATGTGCTAGCttcttagttagctagctagcagatgGTTTCACCCCCGCTTTCCACCCGCTGTGTACCTGAGAAAACTGTGCACGATTGGTGGGggtgaaggacactgtctaccagtCATCCCCGCCTCTGGCTAACACAGCAGACTAGCAGGAGGCTAGTTGACACCACAGATAGAACattgagacagatatttcaccggatgtataaatgtgaagcatccacttagggtttccactcactaccaaatatggtgatgagaggaatcCCAGTGGCCGGCAGTGAGAGAAGGTGGATCGAGATGGATTTTGGTCGACATTCTGCAATTTTTTTCAgcaataaaacatttgatctccttacagttttctgtttccaaaactataATCTATAACAAACAGAGTGGACTGCTTTTTGTAGACATTACCCTTTGCCCAAGTTTTTAAAAATTgcattgtttagaaggagtgcaagggcgaattgagttattgcacgtGTCCTTCACAGATTAGGCcatccctaacggaaatatgcaaataaatgctaGAATGCACCAATAGGCTCTCAGTAgcttgtgcttggctctgcccacttccatgcttgttctgcccactatgatcaatttgctcccattggaaatgaCAGGCTCTGGTCTACCTTGGGTTAGTTATACAACTCTTTGGCGACACCGtgtgctagcttgctagttagttAGCTGGTGACACCGtgtgctagcttgctagttagttagctagcacacGGTGTCACACCTGCCTCCAACTTGCTGTGTACCGGAGAAAACCGTGCCCGACAGGCGGTGGCGAAGGACACCTTTATACTGGTCGTCCCTTCCTCCCGCTAGCACAGCAGGCAGAAGACGAGGCGACACTGTGGGGCAACACACTAGTTAGCTAGCACATGGTGTTGCCCCCACCTGCTGTGTATCGGAGAAAACTGTGCTCGACAGGCGGGGGCGAAGGACACTATCTACTGGTTGTTCCCGACCTCCCGCTGTGTGATAGTTCTGGTACacagcttgctagctagttagctaactcaCAGTGTTTCCCCTGCCTCCCGTGTACCAGAGTACTCTTTCATCGCCGTATTTAACAGAACTGCAGGAAAACAGTACCTGACAGGCGGGGGCAAAGGACACTGTCTACAGGTGTACGGCTAGCTACCTAGGGGTCTACCcttcttctgtggggtttatAGGTGGCTGGCATCCAATGTTATTGCGCATGAACATCATCCATGGTACTGGAgtgcccctgcccctgcccccgGCCTGTCCTTATTGAAAAATTGACCAATAGAAGTATAAAGAGGGTTCTTGCATATGCAGGAATGACCACATACAGGAACGCCCCACAATTGCACCCTTCTCGAAGATCCAGGACATTGTTGGATAAAAACTACAAATCCCAATGACAATTCTCAATTGCCCGCCCTACCACATGTCAGTGAATGAGAAGGGGGTGGGAGCGTTGTaatctgttgttttgttttgcctctccaaccttaccttGATGTAAAATGTGTTAACAAAATGATGCGTATAGACCGTATACAGATTTACAATATATTCTTAAATATTTAATTTCGCCAAATGGCGGGGGAATAACAAATACAAATTCAGAAAGGCAAATTATGGGATACCTATTTGTGTGCAAAACTAGGTCGACGTGTATTGCTCAACCCCTACACGTCTGTAATTGGTCGATTTCATGAAGACTGCCTAAAAACCGTCACCTTATTGGTTCCGATGCCTGTCTGTTTCAGGGTTTAGGCTCTGGCAAAAGATAAAACAAACAACGATTGGAACCTTCCAATCTGCGTGAGGTTGAGCTGTTGAGCTAGAAGTTAGCGATTGGAGTTTGGAGTGTACAGCGAGCTCACAATCGCACAGTTACCACCACACTGGTTGTTTTATTATTTTTAGAGAGGCTTGTTTTCCAAACATTATTGATTCATCTCACCAGTGAAAATAATATTATCGAACAATCAAGCTATCAACGAAGCTGATGATGCAGCAACGTCAGTAACTCGGGAGGGAGTGTGGCAGTGACAGTTCAGCTTCCCTAGAAGGCGGGTAGAACGGTGAGCTGagactgttgttgttgatgaacATACAGTTGCCTCATGCTGTAGCTAGATGGCTAGTTTACTTATTTTTGTATCTTACTTAGTCGCATTTATTAATGAACGCAAAGTGGTGGATTCTTGCAAAATATCGGCATTTATAGAGCGCTAGCTAGCGTAACAGTATTGGGGAACCATTGGTATTGGTTCACGCGCAGCAGCTGGCATTGATGATGGGTTCAATGTCTTCACTGTAGACGTTCACTCAACGTTTGCCTCCAATATAATGGATGTATACTATCCAGTGGCATGCATGCACCTTGGGTCTTATAGAATGACATGCAGGCACAAATCATCAAGTTACTTTCAGTTGTCAACAAATAAGTGCTTTACTAAATAGCTGGGAAAGCAGCAACTGGGGACTGAGCACTATTGTAATCTTGTCCAGTTATAGCTGGGGTTTAAATAATACATCTTATGATTTATTGGGTTCGGTGGTCATTATTCTAATCTATTTTGATGTGTTTCCAGATCAGTTGTCCCATGTCAGCACCAAAACAATTGAGTGGAAGATGATAGAGATGTCTGTTGATAAAGAGACTGTTCCAACCAGAAGTATGAAAGTGGACCCAGTGCCACCCCAGAAACTCTCAGAATGCACTGGAAGCTGCAACAATGCCCCCAAAGTGCTAGAGGTCACCCTGGCCAACTCAGACAGCACTGATGGTGCTGCTACCTGCCCCATGCCAGACAGTGGTGCCCAAACCAAGCAAAGCAGCACGACTGACCCCCACGACCAGACAAAGTGTGTTGAGCAGGAGGCCATGTTGACTGAGCAGCATGTTAACCCTAAAAATGGCTTTCAGCAACCCAAACAACCGCAGCAGCAGAAACTCTCAAAGCGTCGCAGCACAATGATTGCAGGGTTCAAGCATCCAGCAGGTAAGCGACGACGACGGGTAAACTCAGAGAGCGACTCGGTTCTGCCCACCAACTTCCTGCTGGGAGGAAACATATTTGACCCGCTGAACCTCAACAGCCTGCAGGACGAGGAGGTGAACAGGGCCCTGAACGCTGAGACGCCCAAGTCCTCCCCTCTTCCTGCCAAGAACCGCGACCCTGTGGAGATACTCATTCCCAGGGACATCACTGACCCTCTCAACCTCAACAGCAGGATGGGAGGTAGGAGCCTCCTGGTGTCGCCCTTCAAGAGTGGCGGCAGGAGGAGACACCGTAACAGAcaccatggaggaggaggtgggggttCCACAGTCTCTGTGTTGGACCTGTCAGATTCAGAGAGAAGTGGTGAAGTGACCAACACCACTTCTTCTCTGTCTAACCTGGCATCTGCTAGTGCTGCGTCTACCTCTGTTCTAGAAGCACCCAGTGTCCCAGCTGTCCTGGACCCCCAGGATGCTAATGGTAATGAGATCAACCCATCCAACTGCAGGCATGAAGCCATGCTCACTGTATCGGCCCCCCAGGCTAAGCCTCGAGCCCAGGAAGACTCCTCAGCAGCCACGGCCGGAGGCCCAAACCATCTCTCTAGCCGGCAACGCAAACGCAGACGCAACTCTGGTAAAACAGAGCCTCCTATGGTCCAATCTACTCTTATGGCCAGGTCGGGGACGGAGGAGAGGGGCCGTGGAGCTGGGCCCGGGAGAGACGCACAGTCCTCCTTCCACACCCCAGTGGGAGGTCCCAGGGGGTCCTCCCAGGTACCAGGGGGTCGGCAACCGCATCTTCACAACCAGCACAAACAACAGCACCAAGGCAACAAGAAGTTCCAGTATGGGAACTACAACAAGTACTATGGCTACCGCAATCCAGGCTGTGCCGAGGACCCACGGTTCCGTTGTCTACGTCCGGAGTGGTTCCATGGTAAAGCAGTACTGGACCTGGGCTGCAACACGGGCCACCTGACTCTGTGTATTGCTAAGAAGTTGCAGCCCGCCCGCATATTGGGGTTGGACATTGATGGGGGTCTGGTGCACGCGGCCCGCCAGAACATCAGACACTACCTGTCAGAGCTGCTGGCCCAGGAGGCCCGGCGAGCCGCAGgggatgagaaggagaagaccaatggaccaggagaggaaagggagaaggCCAACAGACGGGAAGACGAGTCACACTCAGGAGGACTAACGCACAAACAGAATGAAAGACAGCCCAGTAGGGCAGAAAATGGAAACGCTGAAAAGCAGGTCCCTGCAGAGGCAGCGGGTGGCGTGGTGTTGTCACGTCACGCAGAGAGAAGAGCTCAGGAGAGGGGGGCTGAGGAGATGGAGGACTCTGGCGCACCTGCTGTTGAACTGGGAACCAgctccttccctgtctccttaCGGATCTCCAGGGGGCCCATAGCAGCACCCCCACTCCCTGACACACCCACCATGCCTCCTGGTAACTTCCCCTCCAATGTCTCCTTTGTCAAGGTAGGTGTATGCACTGCAGCCTTTTAATGTGTTTCCATTTTAATAATCATTATTCATAATATTAAGGTGGAAATTAAGAATATTATGATGAATCATTTGTTGCTTCTCTTTCTACTTGATCCTCACAGAGAAACGTCCCACATTGTTTACAACTCATCCCCTGTCGTCATCTTTCTCCTCCGTAGGGGAATTATGTCCTGGAGAGTGATGCTCTGCTGCTGACCCAGCGGCCAGAGTACGACGTCATCCTATGCTTCAGCGTTACCAAGTGGGTCCACCTGAACTGGGGAGACGATGGCCTGAAGCGCCTCTTTCACAGAGTGTTCAGACACCTGCGTCCTGGAGGCCTGTTCGTCCTGGAGCCACAGCCCTGGATCACCTACGGCAAGAGGAAGAAACTGACGGTGAGATGAGGAGAAAGCTTAGTGTTGCAAGGACCAATGGTGTGATCTGCTACTGTAGATGTGCATAAATGCAGTATATAGCCAAAACAATAACTAAAACATATTACAAGTGGCCTGTTTCTTTGTTATAGACATGAAAGTATGTGTTGCTTTGCTCAGCGCTGAGACGGAATCGTGTCTGACTTTCCGCTCTCACTGTTGCAGGATAGCATCTTTAAGAATTACCACAGCATCCGCCTCAAACCAGAGCACTTCTCCACATACCTGACATCTGAGGTGGGATTCTCCAGCTACGAGTTGATCGGGACGCCTAACAGTTCATCAAGAGGTATGTCACTGGTTCATTAGATACCGATATCATCTCTGATTCTTTCACGTGTCCTTTTCtattctgtttctcaaactaatgGATTTGTATGTCTTCCACAGGTTTTCAGAGGCCAATCTACTTGTTTCATAAAGGAACATAATCTGCCAGGAAGTGGGTTGGAGCAGGAGAAACCAAACCACCATGagacacaaaacaagccacctgcTCAAAGATCTGCCTTCATCTCCAGTCTGTAAGCA encodes the following:
- the LOC120021389 gene encoding 7SK snRNA methylphosphate capping enzyme-like isoform X1, with the protein product MIEMSVDKETVPTRSMKVDPVPPQKLSECTGSCNNAPKVLEVTLANSDSTDGAATCPMPDSGAQTKQSSTTDPHDQTKCVEQEAMLTEQHVNPKNGFQQPKQPQQQKLSKRRSTMIAGFKHPAGKRRRRVNSESDSVLPTNFLLGGNIFDPLNLNSLQDEEVNRALNAETPKSSPLPAKNRDPVEILIPRDITDPLNLNSRMGGRSLLVSPFKSGGRRRHRNRHHGGGGGGSTVSVLDLSDSERSGEVTNTTSSLSNLASASAASTSVLEAPSVPAVLDPQDANGNEINPSNCRHEAMLTVSAPQAKPRAQEDSSAATAGGPNHLSSRQRKRRRNSGKTEPPMVQSTLMARSGTEERGRGAGPGRDAQSSFHTPVGGPRGSSQVPGGRQPHLHNQHKQQHQGNKKFQYGNYNKYYGYRNPGCAEDPRFRCLRPEWFHGKAVLDLGCNTGHLTLCIAKKLQPARILGLDIDGGLVHAARQNIRHYLSELLAQEARRAAGDEKEKTNGPGEEREKANRREDESHSGGLTHKQNERQPSRAENGNAEKQVPAEAAGGVVLSRHAERRAQERGAEEMEDSGAPAVELGTSSFPVSLRISRGPIAAPPLPDTPTMPPGNFPSNVSFVKGNYVLESDALLLTQRPEYDVILCFSVTKWVHLNWGDDGLKRLFHRVFRHLRPGGLFVLEPQPWITYGKRKKLTDSIFKNYHSIRLKPEHFSTYLTSEVGFSSYELIGTPNSSSRGFQRPIYLFHKGT
- the LOC120021389 gene encoding 7SK snRNA methylphosphate capping enzyme-like isoform X2 gives rise to the protein MIEMSVDKETVPTRSMKVDPVPPQKLSECTGSCNNAPKVLEVTLANSDSTDGAATCPMPDSGAQTKQSSTTDPHDQTKCVEQEAMLTEQHVNPKNGFQQPKQPQQQKLSKRRSTMIAGFKHPAGKRRRRVNSESDSVLPTNFLLGGNIFDPLNLNSLQDEEVNRALNAETPKSSPLPAKNRDPVEILIPRDITDPLNLNSRMGGRSLLVSPFKSGGRRRHRNRHHGGGGGGSTVSVLDLSDSERSGEVTNTTSSLSNLASASAASTSVLEAPSVPAVLDPQDANGNEINPSNCRHEAMLTVSAPQAKPRAQEDSSAATAGGPNHLSSRQRKRRRNSGKTEPPMVQSTLMARSGTEERGRGAGPGRDAQSSFHTPVGGPRGSSQVPGGRQPHLHNQHKQQHQGNKKFQYGNYNKYYGYRNPGCAEDPRFRCLRPEWFHGKAVLDLGCNTGHLTLCIAKKLQPARILGLDIDGGLVHAARQNIRHYLSELLAQEARRAAGDEKEKTNGPGEEREKANRREDESHSGGLTHKQNERQPSRAENGNAEKQVPAEAAGGVVLSRHAERRAQERGAEEMEDSGAPAVELGTSSFPVSLRISRGPIAAPPLPDTPTMPPGNFPSNVSFVKRNVPHCLQLIPCRHLSPP